In Eleutherodactylus coqui strain aEleCoq1 chromosome 4, aEleCoq1.hap1, whole genome shotgun sequence, the following are encoded in one genomic region:
- the LOC136624870 gene encoding uncharacterized protein, with the protein MYPNWDSATAAVHSEILKDVKNRWRFVRDRYKKHEKDCEKSGMSPSEKKCPHQEILHFLRTSRALRASSGNITAAPPTVTTASPDTDGPGQESQDDEPREGTPALEDSQCSTPDLYPTSVTPEVGEQNVSCGSTTAPASRACRSREVSSERTSRSVAAHPRRKNNKQDATQEALSLLRRSETEDQWDTMGAAIASRLHELSSERQWTIPPVLYTVLEIFGSQRPIADSSPLLLL; encoded by the exons ATGTATCCCAATTGGGACTCCGCCACTGCTGCCGTCCACAGTGAAATCC TTAAAGACGTCAAGAATCGTTGGCGGTTTGTTCGGGACCGCTACAAGAAGCACGAAAAGGATTGTGAAAAAAGCGGCATGTCCCCGTCAGAGAAAAAGTGTCCACACCAGGAGATACTGCACTTCCTCAGAACAAGTCGAGCATTGCGTGC atccagcgggaacatCACGGCCGCGCCTCCCACGGTCACAACCGCTTCACCCGACACAGATGGGCCAGGACAGGAGTCGCAGGATGATGAGCCCAGAGAAGGTACCCCAGCCTTGGAAGACAGCCAGTGTAGCACGCCCGATTTGTACCCCACTTCAGTAACTCCGGAAGTGGGGGAACAAAATGTGTCGTGTGGCAGTACTACTGCCCCTGCCAGCAGAGCATGTCGTAGCAGGGAAGTGAGTTCCGAGCGGACGAGCCGCAGCGTTGCGGCTCACCCGCGTCGGAAGAATAACAAGCAAGATGCCACCCAAGAAGCGCTGTCTTTATTGCGGCGGTCTGAGACGGAGGATCAGTGGGACACAATGGGTGCCGCCATTGCGTCACGCCTTCATGAACTGAGCTCGGAGCGTCAGTGGACTATTCCGCCCGTTCTTTACACTGTGTTAGAGATTTTTGGTTCTCAAAGACCCATTGCCGATAGCTCTCCATTATTGTTGCTATGA